In Mesorhizobium sp. 113-3-3, a genomic segment contains:
- the ptsP gene encoding phosphoenolpyruvate--protein phosphotransferase, whose translation MRIEGVPASAGYAEGPLFDLDRPPAVYAGKATSAEEKTSLQAAIGKAVKRLSAMVDTVDSDAAGILEFHIAMLEDDALSGPAFASIASGRTADMAWREALDAEIAGYEASDQDYFRARATDLRDIRDQVLRALTEDGDNTAPSGAILCGEDIAPTRFLETDWSHGGGIALKAGSTASHVAMLARSRGVPMVVGLRQPLADLAGVALLDAEHGSIVLAPSPAEIGSFRQSSSSFATRQGKAQRFLARPAVTKAGTAVRVQVNIADPSDVDGIDIATCDGVGLMRTEFLFGKTLPDEETQYRAYRKVLEWAGEKPVTIRTVDAGGDKPVPGFTIEEGNPFLGLRGIRLSLARLDIFRVQIRALLRAAPHGNLRVMFPMIAVAEEYERAAALFGEEQAALAARGVAHKMPPLGIMVEVPSVAIAPEAFAGVAFFSIGSNDLTQYVMAAARDNAAVAHLNSVRHPAVLRLIGSVTAFGRENNIPVSLCGDAGGDPAAIPSLLEASLRDLSVAPAQLAMAKAAISDVSV comes from the coding sequence ATGCGGATTGAGGGTGTTCCGGCCTCGGCCGGCTATGCCGAGGGGCCGCTGTTCGACCTCGACCGGCCGCCGGCCGTCTACGCAGGCAAAGCCACATCCGCGGAGGAGAAGACATCGCTGCAAGCCGCCATCGGCAAGGCGGTAAAGCGGCTTTCAGCAATGGTCGACACTGTCGACAGCGACGCCGCCGGCATACTCGAATTCCACATCGCCATGCTGGAAGACGACGCGCTGAGCGGGCCGGCCTTCGCATCGATCGCTTCGGGGCGGACCGCCGACATGGCCTGGCGAGAGGCGCTCGATGCCGAGATTGCCGGCTACGAGGCCTCCGACCAGGATTATTTCCGCGCCCGTGCCACGGACCTGCGCGATATCAGGGACCAGGTGCTGCGTGCTCTGACCGAGGACGGCGACAACACAGCGCCGTCCGGTGCCATCCTGTGTGGTGAGGATATCGCGCCGACGCGCTTTCTCGAAACCGATTGGAGCCATGGCGGCGGCATCGCATTGAAGGCGGGCAGCACGGCCAGCCACGTCGCCATGCTGGCACGCTCGCGTGGCGTGCCGATGGTGGTGGGGCTGCGCCAACCGCTTGCCGATCTCGCCGGCGTGGCGCTGCTTGACGCCGAGCACGGCAGCATCGTGCTGGCGCCCTCGCCGGCCGAGATAGGTTCGTTCCGGCAGTCGTCGTCTTCCTTCGCGACCCGCCAGGGCAAGGCGCAAAGGTTTCTGGCGCGGCCGGCGGTGACCAAGGCCGGCACGGCGGTGCGCGTGCAGGTCAACATCGCCGACCCGTCCGATGTCGACGGCATCGACATCGCGACCTGCGACGGGGTCGGCCTGATGCGCACCGAATTCCTGTTCGGCAAGACATTGCCCGATGAAGAGACGCAGTATCGCGCCTATCGCAAGGTGCTGGAATGGGCCGGGGAAAAACCGGTGACGATCCGCACCGTGGATGCCGGCGGCGACAAGCCGGTGCCTGGCTTCACCATCGAGGAAGGCAATCCGTTCCTCGGGCTGCGCGGCATCAGGCTGTCGCTGGCCCGGCTCGACATTTTTCGCGTACAGATCAGGGCATTGCTGCGCGCCGCGCCACACGGCAATCTCAGGGTGATGTTTCCAATGATCGCCGTGGCCGAGGAGTATGAACGCGCAGCCGCCCTGTTCGGCGAGGAACAGGCGGCCCTTGCCGCACGCGGCGTCGCGCACAAAATGCCGCCGCTCGGCATCATGGTCGAGGTGCCTTCAGTCGCCATCGCGCCGGAGGCGTTCGCCGGCGTCGCCTTCTTCTCGATCGGTTCCAACGATTTGACGCAATATGTGATGGCGGCCGCGCGGGACAACGCTGCCGTGGCCCACCTCAATTCGGTCCGCCATCCGGCGGTGCTGCGGCTGATCGGCTCGGTCACCGCCTTTGGACGGGAAAACAACATTCCCGTCAGCCTGTGCGGCGATGCCGGCGGTGATCCGGCCGCGATCCCTTCGCTGCTCGAGGCCAGCCTGCGCGACCTGTCCGTCGCGCCGGCGCAACTCGCCATGGCCAAGGCGGCCATATCTGATGTTTCGGTCTAG
- a CDS encoding HPr family phosphocarrier protein, with translation MSAAAEATVLITHDVGLHARPSVKFTKLAKTFAADVEIALAANGPWFDAKSIVKVMAAKAPKGTVLHIRASGAGAEDAVRALIDLVQRDFDEDAGHVRSA, from the coding sequence ATGTCCGCAGCCGCCGAAGCGACCGTCCTGATCACCCACGATGTGGGCCTGCATGCGCGTCCGTCGGTGAAGTTCACCAAGCTGGCCAAGACGTTTGCCGCCGATGTGGAAATTGCGCTTGCCGCCAACGGGCCGTGGTTCGACGCCAAGAGCATCGTCAAGGTGATGGCGGCCAAGGCGCCGAAGGGCACGGTGCTGCATATCAGGGCCAGCGGCGCTGGCGCCGAGGATGCGGTCCGCGCGCTGATCGACCTGGTGCAGCGCGATTTCGACGAGGACGCCGGTCATGTCCGCTCGGCGTGA
- a CDS encoding ABC transporter ATP-binding protein codes for MADVHIKNVTKSFGENVAVDGLDLHIADGEFVVLLGPTGAGKTTTLRLIAGLERPDSGTIEIGGHNATMLSPAERDTAFVFQQYSLYPHLSVYDNLAFPLRSPARKIPEDQIRRRVEEVAKMVRIHHKLANRSTKLSGGEMQRVAIGRALVRKPAIYLMDEPLSSLDAKLRADLRLELKRIQSELGATMLYVTHDQIEAMTMADRIGILAEGVLVQIGSPRTIYSEPANLHVAARLGQPAINLLPTGLLPDGGAPAGTKTIGARTEHLSIEKAANAHADGVVDWVEHLGDQNHLHVTVGPKKLVTLTDPDTDLAQGDKVVIRYRSPLYFGAEGQRLM; via the coding sequence ATGGCTGACGTGCACATCAAGAACGTGACCAAGAGCTTTGGCGAGAACGTCGCTGTCGACGGTCTCGACCTGCATATCGCCGACGGCGAATTCGTCGTGCTGCTCGGGCCGACAGGCGCCGGCAAGACGACGACGCTGCGGCTGATTGCCGGGCTGGAACGGCCGGACAGCGGCACGATCGAAATAGGCGGCCACAACGCCACAATGCTGTCGCCGGCCGAGCGCGACACGGCCTTCGTGTTCCAGCAATACTCGCTCTATCCGCATCTGTCGGTCTACGACAACCTCGCCTTCCCGCTGCGCTCGCCGGCGCGGAAAATCCCGGAGGACCAGATCCGCCGGCGGGTCGAAGAGGTGGCGAAGATGGTGCGCATCCATCACAAGCTCGCCAACCGCTCCACCAAGCTGTCCGGCGGCGAAATGCAGCGCGTCGCCATCGGCCGGGCTCTGGTGCGCAAGCCCGCCATCTATCTGATGGACGAGCCGCTGTCGTCGCTCGACGCCAAGCTGCGGGCGGATTTGCGGCTGGAGTTGAAGCGCATCCAGTCCGAACTCGGAGCCACCATGCTCTATGTCACGCACGACCAGATCGAGGCGATGACCATGGCCGACCGCATCGGCATCCTCGCCGAGGGCGTGCTGGTGCAGATCGGTTCACCGAGAACCATTTACTCGGAGCCGGCAAACCTGCATGTCGCGGCAAGGCTCGGCCAGCCGGCAATCAATCTTCTGCCGACCGGCCTTCTGCCCGATGGGGGCGCGCCGGCCGGGACGAAGACGATCGGCGCGCGCACCGAACATCTGTCGATCGAGAAGGCCGCCAATGCCCACGCCGACGGTGTCGTCGATTGGGTCGAGCATCTCGGCGACCAGAACCACCTGCATGTGACGGTGGGGCCGAAGAAGCTGGTGACGCTGACCGACCCCGACACCGATCTCGCACAGGGCGACAAAGTGGTGATCCGCTACCGCTCGCCGCTCTATTTCGGCGCCGAGGGACAAAGATTGATGTGA
- the dhaL gene encoding dihydroxyacetone kinase subunit DhaL has translation MAALNLARLIAVAADTIAAHAGELTALDQAIGDGDHGLNMKRGFEAVRAEADAFAAKPLPDALKAIGTKLVMTVGGASGPLFGTLFMALGKEITTDPDRAGLTAAFGKAIDAVAARGKSQVGQKTMLDVLQPVRDALAGGKTAAEIADIADAAAEATVPMKALRGRASFLGERSIGHMDAGARSTALLVRSVGQAIGESA, from the coding sequence ATGGCGGCGTTGAACCTTGCCAGGCTGATCGCGGTGGCCGCCGATACGATTGCCGCGCACGCCGGGGAATTGACGGCGCTCGACCAGGCGATCGGCGACGGCGACCATGGGCTGAACATGAAGCGCGGCTTCGAGGCCGTGCGGGCCGAGGCTGATGCGTTCGCGGCAAAGCCGCTGCCCGACGCCCTGAAGGCGATCGGCACCAAACTGGTGATGACGGTGGGCGGCGCGTCCGGCCCGCTCTTCGGCACGCTGTTCATGGCGCTAGGCAAGGAGATCACGACGGATCCCGATCGCGCCGGCCTGACGGCTGCCTTCGGCAAGGCGATCGACGCGGTGGCCGCGCGCGGCAAGTCGCAGGTTGGCCAAAAAACCATGCTCGATGTGCTGCAGCCGGTGCGTGACGCCTTGGCCGGCGGCAAGACGGCGGCGGAGATCGCCGACATCGCCGATGCCGCCGCCGAGGCGACCGTGCCGATGAAGGCGCTGCGCGGCCGCGCCTCCTTCCTCGGCGAGCGCTCGATCGGCCATATGGATGCCGGCGCCCGCTCGACCGCGCTGCTGGTGCGCTCGGTGGGGCAAGCGATCGGGGAAAGCGCATGA
- the dhaK gene encoding dihydroxyacetone kinase subunit DhaK, translated as MKKFMNAVDTVLTESLDGFVAAHADILALGDEHKFVRRRTLRPGKVALISGGGSGHEPLHAGFVGHGMLDAACPGQVFTSPTPDQMLAAAQAVDSGAGCLFIVKNYEGDVMNFDMAAEMSEGVLQVVTNDDVAVENSSYTTGRRGVAGTLVVEKIVGAAAEHGLALPVLKTLGERVNAATRSMGVALTSGTVPAAGKPTFDISDGEMEFGVGIHGEPGRRRDTLKSADAIAEEICTAILGDLGDKAKGPALLFVNGFGGTPLMELYLMYNSARKIFEKRGVTISRSLVGSYVTSLDMAGCSITLTMLDDETTGWWDAPVHTAALRWGM; from the coding sequence ATGAAGAAATTTATGAACGCGGTGGACACGGTGCTGACCGAGAGCCTCGACGGTTTCGTGGCAGCCCACGCCGATATCCTCGCGCTTGGCGACGAGCACAAATTCGTCCGCCGCAGGACACTGCGGCCGGGCAAGGTGGCGCTGATCTCCGGCGGCGGCTCGGGCCACGAGCCGCTGCATGCCGGCTTTGTCGGCCACGGCATGCTGGATGCCGCCTGCCCCGGCCAGGTGTTCACCTCGCCGACACCGGACCAGATGCTGGCGGCGGCGCAGGCCGTCGACAGCGGTGCCGGCTGCCTGTTCATCGTCAAGAACTACGAGGGCGATGTGATGAACTTCGACATGGCGGCCGAGATGTCGGAAGGCGTGCTGCAGGTGGTGACCAATGACGATGTCGCCGTCGAGAATTCGTCCTACACGACCGGCCGGCGCGGCGTCGCCGGCACGCTGGTGGTGGAAAAGATCGTCGGCGCGGCGGCCGAGCATGGCCTGGCGCTGCCCGTCCTGAAGACGCTGGGCGAGCGCGTCAACGCCGCCACCCGCTCCATGGGCGTGGCGCTGACCAGCGGCACCGTGCCGGCCGCCGGCAAACCGACCTTCGACATAAGCGACGGCGAGATGGAATTCGGCGTCGGCATCCATGGCGAGCCCGGCCGCCGGCGCGACACGTTGAAAAGCGCCGACGCGATCGCCGAGGAGATCTGCACCGCCATTCTGGGCGATCTCGGCGACAAGGCGAAAGGCCCGGCGCTGCTGTTCGTCAACGGCTTCGGCGGCACGCCGCTGATGGAGCTCTACCTGATGTACAACAGCGCGCGCAAAATCTTCGAGAAGCGCGGCGTGACGATAAGCCGGTCGCTGGTCGGCAGCTATGTCACCTCGCTCGACATGGCCGGCTGCTCGATCACGCTCACCATGCTCGACGACGAGACGACCGGCTGGTGGGACGCGCCTGTCCACACGGCGGCGCTGCGCTGGGGCATGTAG
- a CDS encoding propionyl-CoA synthetase: protein MASRYHEVYDGWKRDPEQFWADAAGAIDWYSPWDKVFDASAGVYGRWFTGATCNTCYNAIDRHVAGGRADQIALIYDSAITGTVKKFTYAELKREVVALTSVLKNQGIAKGDRVIIYMPMVAEAAIAMLACSRIGAVHSVVFGGFASHELATRIDDAKPKLIISASCGLEPGRVVAYKPLLDKAIEMSGHKPDACLILQRDQLRCELKEHFDIDYADAVARERAAGANVDCVPVLATDPLYIIYTSGTTGQPKGIVRDNGGHMVALKWTMENEFGVKPGEVFWAASDVGWVVGHSYIVYGPLLHGCTSILFEGKPIGTPDAGTYWRVISDHGVVALFTAPTAFRAIKGQDPKGEFVAKYDLSKFRTLFLAGERADPETIKWAEQKLSVPVVDHWWQTETGSPMTINPAGLGLLPVKYGSPGVPMPGYDIRVLDDAGHEVPRGTLGNVVVKLPLPAGCLPTLWNADQRFRQAYLDEFPGFYKTADAGMIDEDGYLYVMARTDDIINVAGHRLSTGAMEEVLAAHPDVAECAVVGIADAMKGQIPLGFVVLNAGAAREGDAIEKEVVALVRERIGPVAAFKTVVTIKRLPKTRSGKILRGTMQKIADKEEWTMPATIDDPAILDEITAAMKARGIGV, encoded by the coding sequence ATGGCTTCACGCTATCACGAGGTCTATGACGGCTGGAAACGCGACCCGGAACAATTCTGGGCGGACGCGGCCGGCGCCATCGACTGGTATTCGCCCTGGGACAAGGTGTTCGATGCCAGCGCCGGCGTCTATGGCCGCTGGTTTACGGGTGCCACCTGCAACACCTGCTACAACGCCATCGACCGGCATGTCGCCGGCGGGCGCGCCGACCAGATCGCGCTGATTTATGACAGCGCCATCACCGGGACGGTCAAAAAATTCACCTATGCCGAGCTCAAGCGCGAGGTGGTGGCGCTGACCTCGGTGCTGAAGAACCAGGGCATCGCTAAGGGCGACCGTGTCATCATCTACATGCCGATGGTGGCGGAGGCGGCCATCGCCATGCTCGCCTGTTCCCGCATCGGCGCCGTGCATTCGGTCGTCTTCGGCGGCTTTGCCTCGCATGAACTGGCCACCCGCATCGATGATGCCAAACCGAAGCTGATCATTTCGGCCTCCTGCGGCCTGGAACCGGGCCGGGTCGTTGCCTACAAGCCGCTGCTCGACAAGGCGATCGAGATGTCGGGCCACAAGCCGGACGCCTGCCTGATCCTGCAGCGCGACCAGCTGCGCTGCGAACTGAAGGAGCATTTCGACATCGACTATGCCGACGCCGTCGCGCGCGAGCGGGCTGCCGGCGCCAATGTCGACTGCGTGCCGGTGCTGGCCACCGATCCGCTCTACATCATCTACACGTCGGGCACGACCGGCCAGCCCAAGGGCATCGTGCGCGACAATGGTGGCCACATGGTCGCGCTGAAATGGACGATGGAAAACGAGTTCGGCGTCAAGCCGGGCGAAGTGTTCTGGGCGGCATCCGATGTCGGCTGGGTGGTCGGCCATTCCTACATCGTCTACGGACCGCTGCTGCATGGCTGCACCAGCATCCTGTTCGAGGGCAAGCCGATCGGCACGCCCGACGCCGGCACCTACTGGCGGGTGATCTCGGACCATGGCGTGGTCGCGCTGTTCACCGCGCCGACGGCGTTCCGGGCGATCAAGGGGCAGGATCCCAAGGGCGAATTCGTAGCCAAATACGATCTGTCGAAATTCCGCACGCTGTTCCTGGCGGGCGAGCGCGCAGACCCCGAAACCATCAAATGGGCGGAGCAGAAGCTCAGCGTGCCGGTGGTCGACCATTGGTGGCAGACCGAGACCGGTTCTCCGATGACCATCAATCCGGCGGGGCTCGGCCTGCTGCCGGTGAAATACGGTTCGCCTGGCGTGCCGATGCCCGGCTACGACATCCGCGTGCTCGACGATGCCGGCCACGAAGTGCCGCGAGGGACGCTCGGCAATGTCGTGGTCAAACTGCCGCTGCCGGCGGGCTGCCTGCCGACGCTGTGGAACGCCGACCAGCGCTTCCGCCAGGCCTATCTCGACGAGTTCCCCGGCTTCTACAAGACGGCCGACGCCGGCATGATCGACGAGGACGGCTATCTCTATGTGATGGCCCGCACCGACGACATCATCAATGTCGCCGGCCACCGGCTGTCGACCGGCGCCATGGAAGAGGTGCTGGCCGCCCATCCCGATGTCGCCGAATGCGCCGTCGTCGGCATCGCCGATGCGATGAAGGGGCAAATTCCGCTCGGCTTCGTGGTGCTGAACGCCGGTGCCGCGCGCGAGGGCGACGCCATCGAAAAGGAGGTCGTGGCGCTGGTGCGCGAGCGCATCGGCCCGGTCGCCGCCTTCAAGACCGTGGTGACGATCAAGCGCCTGCCCAAGACGCGGTCGGGCAAGATCCTGCGCGGCACCATGCAGAAGATCGCCGACAAGGAGGAATGGACGATGCCGGCGACCATCGACGACCCGGCCATCCTCGACGAGATCACCGCTGCCATGAAGGCGCGCGGGATCGGAGTCTGA
- a CDS encoding dihydroxyacetone kinase subunit DhaK encodes MKHFFNRRETIVTEALDGLLRTIGSGDLARLDGYPEIKVVLRADWDKTKVSVVSGGGAGHEPSHAGFVGKGMLTAAVSGEIFASPSVEAVLAAIRAVTGPAGCLLIVKNYTGDRLNFGLAAEKARAEGFRVEMVIVADDIALPDINQPRGVAGTLFVHKISGHLSEAGHDLADIAAAARAAAKDIVSLGMSLSSCSIPGQPHEDRFGENDGELGLGIHGEPGVERIAVQSADRLVAIMAERLARLDPQASHALLINNLGAVPPLEMSLIANAVLASPLARTVKLTIGPGPLMTALNMNGFSLSLIRLDAAREAALLAPVGPHAWMPAKPVAAPVIVPMAKAVGPSAAHRASQDAGTRRLIVTVCERLISLEATLNGLDAKAGDGDTGSTVATGARSVLERLDTLPLANPAATLGAIGDILSASMGGSSGVLLSIFFTAAAQALGSGASLSKALLAGLERMTFYGGAKPGDRTMVDALEPALKALDADGLEEAAAAARRGAEATAAMEKAKAGRSAYVGTKLQGVVDPGAHAVAEVFAAAATLLVSA; translated from the coding sequence ATGAAGCACTTTTTCAACCGCAGGGAAACGATCGTCACCGAGGCGCTGGACGGCCTGTTGCGCACCATCGGCTCGGGTGACCTCGCGCGCCTCGACGGCTATCCCGAGATCAAGGTCGTGCTGCGCGCCGACTGGGACAAGACGAAGGTCAGCGTCGTCTCCGGCGGCGGCGCCGGGCATGAGCCTTCGCATGCCGGCTTTGTCGGCAAGGGCATGCTGACGGCGGCGGTCTCCGGCGAGATCTTCGCCTCGCCGAGCGTCGAAGCGGTGCTTGCGGCGATCCGCGCGGTCACCGGTCCGGCCGGCTGCCTGCTGATCGTCAAGAATTATACGGGCGACCGCCTCAATTTCGGCCTGGCGGCCGAGAAGGCCCGCGCCGAGGGCTTTCGCGTCGAGATGGTAATCGTCGCCGACGACATAGCTTTGCCTGATATCAACCAGCCACGCGGTGTCGCCGGCACCTTGTTCGTGCACAAGATTTCAGGCCATCTGTCCGAGGCCGGCCACGACCTGGCCGATATCGCGGCGGCGGCGCGGGCGGCGGCGAAGGACATCGTTTCGCTCGGCATGTCACTGTCGTCGTGTTCGATCCCCGGCCAGCCGCATGAAGACCGGTTCGGCGAAAATGATGGCGAGCTTGGCCTTGGCATCCATGGCGAGCCCGGCGTCGAGCGCATCGCGGTGCAAAGCGCCGACCGCCTGGTGGCGATCATGGCTGAGCGCCTGGCGCGGCTCGATCCCCAGGCCAGCCATGCCTTGCTGATCAACAATCTCGGCGCGGTGCCGCCGCTCGAAATGTCGCTGATTGCCAATGCGGTGCTGGCCTCGCCGCTGGCCAGGACCGTCAAGCTGACGATCGGTCCAGGCCCGCTGATGACGGCGCTCAACATGAACGGCTTCTCGCTGTCGCTGATCCGGCTCGACGCGGCGCGCGAGGCCGCCTTGCTGGCGCCGGTCGGCCCGCATGCCTGGATGCCGGCCAAGCCGGTCGCGGCGCCTGTCATCGTGCCGATGGCGAAAGCCGTCGGACCAAGTGCGGCGCACAGGGCCAGCCAGGATGCCGGCACCAGGCGCCTGATCGTCACGGTCTGCGAAAGACTGATCTCGCTCGAAGCGACATTGAACGGGCTCGACGCCAAGGCCGGCGACGGCGACACCGGCTCGACGGTGGCGACCGGCGCGCGCAGCGTCCTCGAACGGCTCGACACGCTGCCGCTGGCCAACCCGGCGGCAACCCTGGGCGCGATCGGCGACATACTCAGCGCATCGATGGGCGGCTCCAGCGGCGTTCTGCTGTCGATCTTCTTCACCGCCGCGGCGCAGGCCCTCGGCAGCGGCGCCAGCTTGTCCAAGGCACTGCTTGCCGGGCTTGAGCGGATGACTTTCTACGGCGGCGCAAAGCCTGGCGATCGCACCATGGTCGATGCGCTGGAGCCAGCCCTGAAGGCGCTCGACGCCGACGGTCTGGAAGAGGCAGCGGCGGCCGCCCGGCGCGGCGCCGAGGCCACGGCCGCCATGGAGAAGGCCAAGGCCGGACGATCCGCCTATGTCGGCACCAAATTGCAGGGCGTGGTCGACCCCGGCGCCCATGCGGTGGCCGAGGTGTTCGCGGCCGCCGCCACGCTGCTTGTTTCGGCCTGA
- a CDS encoding ABC transporter ATP-binding protein, protein MAEIRVQHLRKAFGDFVAVQDSNFVVEDGEFFVMLGPSGCGKTTTLRMIAGLELPTGGEILLGGEDVTMLRARERDIAFVFQLFALYPHMNVRKNIGFPLLAQGMPSAEIRTRVEETAKLLRIDHLLNKSVSGFAGGDRQRVALGRAIVRRPKCFLMDEPLGTLDTEFRDLMVHELRELHNRIHATTVYVTHDQMEAMSMADKIAVMNHGVIEQFGSPREIYDRPATMFVADFIGSPPMNFLGFGGGLAKGAKEVVVQGAKVAVPEVREDVAPSDMALGIRPEHIRFDDASKLRGAIYGTEYLGTTQIVAVETADGIIKARVPAEIRLNAGDHVGLALNSARLSLFDKGSGRAVRTAVHDTASQGRAQHG, encoded by the coding sequence ATGGCCGAGATCCGTGTTCAGCACCTGAGAAAGGCCTTCGGCGATTTCGTCGCCGTGCAGGATTCCAACTTCGTCGTCGAGGATGGTGAGTTCTTCGTCATGCTCGGACCATCCGGCTGCGGCAAGACGACGACACTGCGCATGATCGCCGGGCTCGAGCTGCCGACGGGCGGCGAGATCCTGCTCGGCGGCGAGGACGTCACCATGTTGCGGGCACGCGAGCGCGACATCGCCTTCGTCTTCCAGCTGTTCGCGCTCTATCCGCACATGAATGTGCGCAAGAACATCGGCTTTCCCTTGCTGGCGCAAGGCATGCCGTCGGCCGAGATCCGCACCCGCGTCGAGGAGACGGCGAAACTGCTGCGCATCGACCATCTGCTCAACAAATCCGTCTCCGGCTTTGCCGGCGGCGACCGCCAGCGCGTGGCGCTCGGCCGCGCCATCGTACGGCGGCCGAAGTGCTTCCTGATGGACGAGCCGCTCGGCACGCTCGATACCGAATTCCGCGACCTCATGGTCCACGAGCTGCGCGAGCTGCACAACCGCATCCACGCGACCACCGTCTACGTCACGCACGACCAGATGGAAGCGATGTCGATGGCCGACAAGATCGCCGTCATGAACCACGGCGTCATCGAACAGTTCGGAAGCCCACGCGAAATCTACGACCGTCCGGCGACCATGTTCGTTGCCGACTTCATCGGCTCGCCGCCGATGAATTTTCTGGGCTTTGGCGGCGGGCTCGCCAAGGGCGCGAAGGAGGTCGTCGTCCAGGGCGCGAAGGTCGCGGTGCCGGAGGTGCGCGAGGATGTAGCACCGAGCGACATGGCGCTTGGGATCCGGCCCGAACACATCCGCTTCGACGATGCCTCGAAGCTGCGCGGCGCCATCTATGGAACGGAATATCTCGGCACCACGCAGATCGTCGCCGTGGAGACGGCGGACGGCATCATCAAGGCGCGGGTGCCGGCCGAAATCCGGCTCAATGCCGGCGATCATGTCGGTCTCGCGCTGAACAGCGCGCGGCTGTCGCTGTTCGACAAGGGATCGGGCCGCGCGGTGAGAACCGCGGTCCACGACACCGCCTCTCAAGGGAGAGCGCAGCATGGCTGA
- the dhaM gene encoding dihydroxyacetone kinase phosphoryl donor subunit DhaM has protein sequence MSNVGIVIVSHSPLVAEGTADMVRQMVGDEVPLAWCGGNGHGGLGTSVEAIMGAIDKAWSEAGVAILVDLGGAETNSEMAVEMIGEPRAQKIIVCNAPIVEGAVMAATESSGGATLKEVVATAHELSPS, from the coding sequence ATGAGCAATGTCGGGATCGTGATCGTGTCGCATTCACCGCTGGTCGCGGAGGGCACGGCCGACATGGTACGCCAGATGGTGGGCGACGAAGTGCCGCTTGCATGGTGCGGCGGAAACGGTCATGGCGGGCTCGGCACCAGTGTCGAGGCGATCATGGGCGCAATCGACAAGGCCTGGTCGGAAGCCGGCGTCGCCATCCTCGTCGATCTCGGCGGCGCCGAGACCAACTCGGAAATGGCGGTGGAGATGATCGGCGAGCCGCGTGCGCAGAAGATCATCGTCTGCAACGCGCCGATCGTCGAGGGCGCGGTGATGGCCGCGACCGAGTCCTCCGGCGGCGCCACGCTGAAGGAAGTGGTGGCGACGGCGCATGAATTGTCGCCGTCGTGA
- a CDS encoding acyltransferase family protein, whose product MAQQKISFGGVDILRFLAAVLVMVYHYGFWVWAYPDGISAQATGGVPAQPVIGAWVGSGWVGVEIFFVISGFVIAFSAEKSTPLRFFEARFKRLAPAVWICAPVTAVLLLAIGLSWPTDAVVRLVRTGLFAPYGPWVDSVYWTLGIEIAFYAVVWALLRLGRFHLMEAVAIVIGLISTLFWCLYYPLGWADFAETRLLQLTLVHHGCFFAVGVLLWLMRFKALTAPRLGFCLLFLGGGVLQIASSVDVHSIKVNTVMPYAPPILIFLFAIALMAWSLRLDLSWSGWRRIGLMTYPLYLIHDVVGAAMLGAMVRAGVPYLLSMAVVAATMIAASWLVAAEAEPRIRLLLDHTVFRYRLKAA is encoded by the coding sequence ATGGCTCAGCAAAAGATTTCATTCGGCGGTGTGGACATATTGCGATTCCTCGCTGCCGTGCTCGTCATGGTCTACCATTACGGATTCTGGGTCTGGGCCTATCCGGACGGCATCTCGGCACAGGCCACGGGCGGCGTGCCGGCGCAGCCCGTTATAGGCGCCTGGGTCGGGTCCGGCTGGGTCGGCGTCGAGATCTTCTTCGTCATCAGCGGCTTTGTCATCGCCTTCAGCGCCGAGAAATCGACGCCGCTGCGGTTTTTCGAGGCCAGGTTCAAACGGCTGGCACCGGCTGTCTGGATCTGCGCGCCGGTGACCGCCGTGCTGCTTCTTGCCATCGGCCTGAGCTGGCCGACCGACGCGGTGGTCCGGCTGGTCCGTACCGGCCTGTTCGCACCCTATGGTCCCTGGGTGGACAGCGTCTACTGGACACTCGGCATCGAGATCGCCTTCTACGCCGTCGTCTGGGCCTTGCTGCGGCTCGGCCGTTTCCATCTGATGGAGGCGGTCGCCATCGTCATCGGCCTGATCAGCACGCTGTTCTGGTGCCTCTATTATCCGCTCGGCTGGGCGGACTTCGCCGAGACGCGGCTGCTGCAGCTCACTTTGGTGCATCACGGCTGCTTCTTCGCCGTCGGCGTGCTGCTCTGGCTGATGCGGTTCAAGGCACTGACGGCGCCTCGCCTTGGCTTCTGCCTGCTGTTCCTTGGCGGCGGCGTACTTCAGATCGCCAGTTCGGTCGACGTCCACAGCATCAAGGTCAATACCGTGATGCCCTATGCGCCGCCGATCCTGATCTTCCTCTTCGCCATCGCGCTGATGGCATGGTCGCTCCGGCTTGACCTCAGCTGGAGCGGCTGGCGCCGGATCGGCCTGATGACCTACCCGCTCTACCTGATCCACGACGTCGTCGGCGCGGCAATGCTCGGAGCGATGGTGCGTGCCGGAGTGCCTTATCTCCTGTCGATGGCAGTGGTCGCCGCGACCATGATCGCGGCAAGCTGGCTGGTGGCCGCCGAAGCCGAACCGCGCATCCGGCTGCTGCTCGACCACACCGTCTTCCGCTACCGGCTCAAAGCGGCGTAG